In the Hordeum vulgare subsp. vulgare chromosome 7H, MorexV3_pseudomolecules_assembly, whole genome shotgun sequence genome, one interval contains:
- the LOC123413244 gene encoding protein SRG1-like isoform X2, translating into MADAEPWKTVKIPPIVQELATGVQEPPSRRLSDNCADEVAKLRSALENWGLFLAVGHGMEQSFLGEVMKVAREFFKLPLEEKQKYSNLVNGDEVRIEGYGNDMVVSEKQILDWCDRLYIIVEPENRRIYSLWPTQPPSFRDILSEYTVRCHKIANLFLQNLAKLLDLHEDYFVNMFDENALTYARLNYYPNCPKPDHVFGMKPHTDASVITIVFIDDNVSGLQLQNDGVWYNVPIVPNALLVNVGDVMEIMSNGFFKSPIHRVVTNAEKERLSLVMFYTMNPEKEIEPLPELVDEKRPRRYRKTTTNDYIAKLFETFARGTLAIDTVKI; encoded by the exons ATGGCGGACGCGGAGCCATGGAAGACGGTCAAGATACCCCCGATCGTGCAGGAGCTGGCGACCGGCGTGCAAGAGCCACCGAGCCG CCGGCTGTCTGACAACTGTGCTGATGAGGTTGCCAAGCTGCGGTCTGCCTTGGAGAACTGGGGCCTGTTCCTG GCTGTTGGTCACGGAATGGAACAAAGTTTTCTAGGTGAGGTGATGAAAGTCGCCAGAGAATTTTTCAAGCTCCCACTGGAAGAGAAGCAGAAGTACTCAAACTTGGTGAACGGCGACGAAGTCAGGATCGAAGGTTACGGGAACGACATGGTCGTATCAGAGAAGCAGATCCTGGACTGGTGTGACCGCCTCTACATCATAGTGGAACCTGAGAATCGAAGAATCTACAGCTTGTGGCCAACACAGCCTCCATCGTTCAG AGATATTTTGAGCGAGTACACCGTCAGGTGCCATAAGATCGCCAACCTTTTTCTCCAGAACCTGGCCAAGCTACTCGATTTACACGAGGACTACTTTGTCAACATGTTCGACGAGAATGCGTTGACATACGCTAGGTTAAACTACTACCCTAACTGTCCCAAGCCAGACCACGTCTTCGGCATGAAGCCTCACACCGATGCCTCGGTGATCACTATCGTCTTCATCGATGATAATGTCAGTGGGCTCCAGCTTCAGAATGATGGCGTCTGGTACAACGTACCCATTGTTCCAAATGCATTACTCGTGAACGTGGGAGATGTAATGGAG ATAATGAGCAATGGATTCTTCAAGAGCCCGATTCACAGGGTTGTGACCAATGCAGAGAAAGAGCGGTTATCTTTGGTGATGTTCTACACGATGAACCCTGAGAAGGAGATTGAGCCACTGCCAGAGCTGGTGGATGAGAAAAGACCGAGGCGGTACAGGAAGACAACAACTAATGACTACATAGCAAAACTCTTTGAAACTTTTGCTAGGGGGACACTAGCTATCGACACGGTGAAGATCTGA
- the LOC123413244 gene encoding protein SRG1-like isoform X1: protein MADAEPWKTVKIPPIVQELATGVQEPPSRYVIAEHNRPAVAASEMPDPIPIVDLSRLSDNCADEVAKLRSALENWGLFLAVGHGMEQSFLGEVMKVAREFFKLPLEEKQKYSNLVNGDEVRIEGYGNDMVVSEKQILDWCDRLYIIVEPENRRIYSLWPTQPPSFRDILSEYTVRCHKIANLFLQNLAKLLDLHEDYFVNMFDENALTYARLNYYPNCPKPDHVFGMKPHTDASVITIVFIDDNVSGLQLQNDGVWYNVPIVPNALLVNVGDVMEIMSNGFFKSPIHRVVTNAEKERLSLVMFYTMNPEKEIEPLPELVDEKRPRRYRKTTTNDYIAKLFETFARGTLAIDTVKI, encoded by the exons ATGGCGGACGCGGAGCCATGGAAGACGGTCAAGATACCCCCGATCGTGCAGGAGCTGGCGACCGGCGTGCAAGAGCCACCGAGCCGGTATGTGATCGCTGAGCACAACCGCCCCGCCGTGGCTGCTTCTGAGATGCCTGATCCGATACCCATCGTCGATCTCAGCCGGCTGTCTGACAACTGTGCTGATGAGGTTGCCAAGCTGCGGTCTGCCTTGGAGAACTGGGGCCTGTTCCTG GCTGTTGGTCACGGAATGGAACAAAGTTTTCTAGGTGAGGTGATGAAAGTCGCCAGAGAATTTTTCAAGCTCCCACTGGAAGAGAAGCAGAAGTACTCAAACTTGGTGAACGGCGACGAAGTCAGGATCGAAGGTTACGGGAACGACATGGTCGTATCAGAGAAGCAGATCCTGGACTGGTGTGACCGCCTCTACATCATAGTGGAACCTGAGAATCGAAGAATCTACAGCTTGTGGCCAACACAGCCTCCATCGTTCAG AGATATTTTGAGCGAGTACACCGTCAGGTGCCATAAGATCGCCAACCTTTTTCTCCAGAACCTGGCCAAGCTACTCGATTTACACGAGGACTACTTTGTCAACATGTTCGACGAGAATGCGTTGACATACGCTAGGTTAAACTACTACCCTAACTGTCCCAAGCCAGACCACGTCTTCGGCATGAAGCCTCACACCGATGCCTCGGTGATCACTATCGTCTTCATCGATGATAATGTCAGTGGGCTCCAGCTTCAGAATGATGGCGTCTGGTACAACGTACCCATTGTTCCAAATGCATTACTCGTGAACGTGGGAGATGTAATGGAG ATAATGAGCAATGGATTCTTCAAGAGCCCGATTCACAGGGTTGTGACCAATGCAGAGAAAGAGCGGTTATCTTTGGTGATGTTCTACACGATGAACCCTGAGAAGGAGATTGAGCCACTGCCAGAGCTGGTGGATGAGAAAAGACCGAGGCGGTACAGGAAGACAACAACTAATGACTACATAGCAAAACTCTTTGAAACTTTTGCTAGGGGGACACTAGCTATCGACACGGTGAAGATCTGA
- the LOC123413243 gene encoding codeine O-demethylase-like, with protein MADESWMLPNSVQQLAANMQEPPSQYLLREQELLGENLAGSEIPEPVPTIDLGLLSASGDPEEIAKLQSALQTWGFFQISNHGMETSMMDSVMTTSREFFHLPLEEKKKCSNLIDGKHFQVEGYGNDQVRTQDQRLDWSDRLHLRVEPVGGRNLAHWPTHPKSFRDDLHEYALKCKRIRGDILRAMAKVLELDEDCLVNQFNSNAPTFARFNHFPPCPRPDLVLGIKPHADFPALTVLLMDKDVAGLQYLRDGTWYNVPAARDHTLLVNIGLTMEIMTNGIFTGPMHRVVTNADKERISVAMFYGLDPEQEIGPIAHLLSEEQPARYRKMKAKDLLVLHHEHYAGGRGTRIADTLKI; from the exons ATGGCTGATGAGTCATGGATGCTGCCCAATTCAGTGCAGCAACTGGCTGCCAACATGCAAGAACCACCAAGCCAGTACTTGCTCAGAGAGCAAGAACTGCTTGGTGAGAACCTTGCTGGTTCTGAGATACCGGAGCCCGTCCCAACAATCGATCTTGGCCTGCTGTCTGCATCCGGCGACCCCGAGGAAATCGCCAAGCTGCAGTCGGCGCTGCAGACCTGGGGATTCTTCCAG ATTTCTAACCATGGAATGGAGACCTCTATGATGGATTCTGTGATGACCACATCGAGGGAATTTTTTCACCTACCGctcgaagagaagaagaaatgcaGTAACCTGATAGACGGCAAGCATTTCCAGGTAGAAGGGTACGGGAATGACCAGGTGAGGACTCAAGATCAGAGATTGGACTGGTCTGATCGACTGCACCTTAGAGTTGAGCCGGTGGGTGGGAGAAACCTTGCCCATTGGCCTACACATCCCAAATCTTTCAG GGATGATCTACACGAGTACGCATTGAAGTGCAAGAGaatcagaggcgacatccttcggGCAATGGCCAAGGTTTTGGAGCTTGATGAAGACTGCCTCGTTAATCAGTTTAACAGCAACGCCCCCACTTTTGCTAGATTCAACCACTTCCCTCCGTGCCCAAGACCTGATCTTGTCCTGGGCATCAAGCCTCACGCCGATTTCCCTGCTCTCACGGttcttctcatggacaaagacgtCGCGGGGCTGCAATATCTTAGAGATGGAACCTGGTACAATGTTCCAGCTGCGCGTGACCACACCTTGCTGGTCAACATTGGTCTTACGATGGAG ATAATGACCAACGGGATCTTCACGGGGCCAATGCATAGAGTTGTGACCAATGCCGATAAAGAGAGGATATCTGTGGCCATGTTCTATGGTTTGGATCCCGAGCAAGAGATTGGGCCGATAGCTCATCTGTTAAGTGAGGAGCAACCGGCACGGTACAGGAAAATGAAGGCCAAGGACTTGTTAGTGTTGCACCATGAACATTACGCTGGAGGCCGGGGAACAAGAATTGCTGATACACTGAAGATCTAA